The Sphingomicrobium aestuariivivum DNA window CCAACGCAGCACCCCCCGACTTTATCCCTAGTGTCTAACCTTGGGTCAGCGCGTCCTCGAACGCTGCCACGGCAGCGGCGACATCCTCGGCGCCCCACACCGCGCTCGACACGGCGAGGAAGTCGGCGCCCGCGCGCACCAGCGGCGCGGCATTGTCGGGGGTGATCCCGCCGATCGCCACGCAGGGCAGTTCGAACAGGCTCGCCCACCACGACAGGATGCCGGGTTCGGGGCGATGCTCGCTCTTCTTGGTGGGGCTGTCGTAAAAGGCACCGAAGGCGACATAGTCGGCCCCCGCTTCGCCCGCTTCCATCGCGAGGTGGCGTGAGGCGTGGCAGGTGACGCCGATCTGGACCGAGGGTCCGAGGATGGCGCGCGCGTCCTTCACGTCGCCATCGCCCTGCCCGAGATGGACGCCGTCGGCCTTCAGCCGCTTGGCCATCGCCACGTCGTCATTGACGATGAAGGCGACCTCGGCTTCCGCGCAAATCTCCTGCAGCGGCGCGGCAAGACGGGCCAGCTCGTGGCTCTCCATGCCCTTTACGCGCAGCTGGAAGGCGCTGACCCGCTCATGCGCGACGGCGGCCTTGAGGCGCGCCGGAAAGTCGCCGCCCACGTCCTGCGGGCTGATGAGATAGAGGTCGCAAGGGTGCTCGCGCTCGGGGGCGGCAAAAACGGAAAAGTCGAAATCGTCCATGCCCCGCCCCTAGCGCAAGCTTTCCCCTTCGCCAATCACTCGCCGAAGAGTTCGAGCCACTTGGCCGCGATCGGGCTCGTCTCGACCTTTGCATGGTCGAGCGGATTGCCCCAGAAGATCGCCTCGGTATTGGCCAGCACGATGAGCGTCAGGCCTTTTTCGGGCCGCTTGAGGTAGAGCGCCGAATATTTGTCAGGCTCCCAGCCGCCGTGCCAGGTCAGCCGCTCGCCCTCATAGTCCTGCACCCACCAACCGTAGCGATAGTCGCCGGTCTCGCCGACAGGTTGCTCGAACAAAAGGTAGCGATAGTCGTCGGACAAGAGCTGCGGGATGGCGCGGTCGAACTTGGCGATCTCGCGGGTCGAGGCATAGATGCCCGCCGCTGCGCGCAGGTCATCATCGGGGAGCGCCGCTTTCTCGGGCCCCTGCTCGGTCGACTTGAAGGGCGGCACCAGCCGCGCCAGCGCCACCGCGCCTTCCTCGTCGCGCCAGCCCAGCGCCGTCGCGTCCATGCCCGCCGGCTCGAGCACGCGTTCGCGCATGATGGTGCGCAGCGGCCGCCCGCCAGCACCCTCGATCATGCGGTCGATGCGCGCATAGGCCATGGGGTTGTAGATCGAGCGACTGCCATCGCCGTTGACGCGCATCGTCAGTACGTCGCGCAAGTTGAGGTCGCGATCGCAGGCCACGGGCGCGAGGGTCTCGTTGCCGCCCATATAGGGGATGGGCGAGGTCTTCATGCGCTCGCAAAAGCCCTGCCAGCCTGCATCGGCGCTCATCGGCACATCGAGGCTGGTGCCATCGGCTTCGACTTCCGCGATGATCGCGGCGGCGGCGATGGGCTTGGTGACCGAAGCAATAAAGAAGCTGTTGTCGGGCGTGGCCGGGTGATCACCCTCATCGTCGCCGACGCCATAGGCCTTTTCAAAGACGGGTTCGCCGTCCTCGAGGACCAGCACCGAGAGCGCCGGAATGCGCTTTTCCTTGCGGAACTCGGCGAGAAAGCTATCGAACTCGTCGGCGGGCGCCGCAACCGCTGGCGCCCCACCGACCGTGGCCGCAACGGCGGCCGTCAGGATCATCGAAATCATGATGTCACGCTAGCCTTCGACTACGGCTGTAGTCAAGGGTGTATTAGCCGTTGCATACACTCGCGGCGTAGATGCTGTCGATCGCGCTGCCCAGCGCCTTGTCGAACGCGGCATCGTCCATGTCGGCGCGAAGGTCCTGCAGGAGCGCACGGCTGAAGCTGGCGATCATGCCGCGGTTCTTGGCGAGCTTGGCATTGGCCTCGTCGCGCTCGTAACCGCCCGACAGCGCGACCACGCGCGCCACCGCCGGATGCGCCACCAGCGGGGCGTAGAGATCATCTTCTTCGGGCAGGGTGAGCTTGAGCATCACGCGCTTGCCGGGATCCATGCCGTCGAGCGCGGCAAGGAGATGCTTCAACAGCAGCTTCTCGGCCTCGCCGCGGGTGGCCGACTTGATGTTCACCTCGGGCTCGACGATCGGCATCAGCCCGCCGTCGAGGATCTGGTTGGCGGCCATGAACTGCTGGGTGACGATCGCGTGGATGCCGTCGTCATTGGCCTCGTTGATGACGCTGCGCATCTTGGTCCCGAACACCCCGCGGGCCTTGCCCTTGGCGACAAGCTCGTCGAGGCGGGTCATCGGCTTCATCTTCTGGACGCCGTCGGCTTCATCCTCGAGGCCCTGGTCCACTTTCAGGAAGGGCACGACGCCGCGTTCCCACAGGAGCTGGGGCACGGGCTTGCCGTCCGCCTCGCCGTCCATCGTCTTCTCGAACAGGATGGCGCCGAGCACCTTCTGCCCCGAAAAGCTCGGCGCGGTGACGATGCGCGTGCGCATATCGTGGATAAGGCCGAACATCTCTTCCTCGGTCGACCAGGCGTCCTCGCCGATCCCGTAGGCCTTGAGCGCCTTGGGGGTCGAACCACCCGACTGGTCGAGCGCGGCGATGAAGCCCGAGCCGCCCACCATCTGCGCCATCATCTTGGGATCGAATGTCATGGAAATTGGCCTCCCCGCCGGTTCAACTGCATACGTATGCGAGCGCGGCTAGCGGGCGCTTTTCGCAGGCGCAATGCTGTGAACGCTCACGCCAATGAAAAAGCTGGTGGCGGTAACTTTCCCCCGCCCTCGCACGTATCATGTCGAAGCAAGAGAGGGAGCCCAGCCATGTCGAGGATGTCCGACCAGCAGGAGGAAATCTGCGCCGAGGCCGCCTTCGACGGCAGTGGCCTCAAGGCCGTGCTCGTCAACGCCACCTTGAAGCCGCCCGGGCAGGACAGCCACACCGACACGCTGCTCGAGGTGGTCGCGGAGATCTTCTCGCGCTCGAAGGTCGCGGTCGACCGCCTCCGCCTATCGGGCCACCTCCTCGCCCCCGGCGTCTATCCCGACATGACCGACCATGGCTGGGAGCGCGACGACTGGCCCAAGATCAGCGACCGCGTGCTGGAGGCCGACATTCTCGTCCTCGGCACTCCCATCTGGCTCGGCGAGAAATCCTCGCTCGCCGCCGCTTTCATCGAAAAGCTCTACGCCCATTCGGGCCAGACCAACGACAAGGGGCAATATCGCTTCTACGGCAAGGTCGGCGGTTGCGTCGTCACCGGCAACGAGGACGGCATCAAGGCGGTCGCATCCTCCTGCCTCTACGCGATGAGCCATGTCGGCTACACCATCCCCCCGCAGGCCGATTGCGGCTGGATCGGCGAGGCGGGCCCCGGCCCCAGCTATGGCGATGAAAAGGAAGACGGCTCGGGCCGCGTCGGCTTCGACAATGTCTTCACCCAGCGCAACACGACCTTCATGGCCTTCAACCTCATGCACATGGCGAAGATGCTGAAGGACAATGGCGGCATTCCCGCCATCGGCAATGTCAGGACAGAATGGGACGACGGGTCAAAACCCGGCTGGCCCAACCCCGAATATCGGATTGACGACTAGCCTAGCGCCAGAGCTGGAGCGAGCGGATCGCGCCGGCGACGCGCTCGTCATCCTCGGTGCGCGAGAGGGCGCGTTCGACGAGCTGCCAGTTGCGGCTCATCCCGCCCTTTCGCCACAGGTCCTGCATCCAGAAGGTGCCGTTCCAGCGCCGTCCCTCAAGGGTCATCTCGAGCTCGGCCTGCGTGGCGAAAATCACGCTCGCGCCATGGCGGCGGCAATAGACGTTGCCGAAGCGATAGCCCTCGCTGCTGAACTGGTCGGGCGCGGCGTCGAGCAGGCTCGAACGGTCGAGCAACACGGGCTTGGAGGCCGCGACGACGAAGCGGAAGGCGCGGCCGGTAAGCTTCTTGAGCTGC harbors:
- a CDS encoding DUF4440 domain-containing protein, encoding MADISASIETLEHRWMRGWIERDRKQLKKLTGRAFRFVVAASKPVLLDRSSLLDAAPDQFSSEGYRFGNVYCRRHGASVIFATQAELEMTLEGRRWNGTFWMQDLWRKGGMSRNWQLVERALSRTEDDERVAGAIRSLQLWR
- the thiE gene encoding thiamine phosphate synthase, coding for MDDFDFSVFAAPEREHPCDLYLISPQDVGGDFPARLKAAVAHERVSAFQLRVKGMESHELARLAAPLQEICAEAEVAFIVNDDVAMAKRLKADGVHLGQGDGDVKDARAILGPSVQIGVTCHASRHLAMEAGEAGADYVAFGAFYDSPTKKSEHRPEPGILSWWASLFELPCVAIGGITPDNAAPLVRAGADFLAVSSAVWGAEDVAAAVAAFEDALTQG
- a CDS encoding fructose bisphosphate aldolase, with the protein product MTFDPKMMAQMVGGSGFIAALDQSGGSTPKALKAYGIGEDAWSTEEEMFGLIHDMRTRIVTAPSFSGQKVLGAILFEKTMDGEADGKPVPQLLWERGVVPFLKVDQGLEDEADGVQKMKPMTRLDELVAKGKARGVFGTKMRSVINEANDDGIHAIVTQQFMAANQILDGGLMPIVEPEVNIKSATRGEAEKLLLKHLLAALDGMDPGKRVMLKLTLPEEDDLYAPLVAHPAVARVVALSGGYERDEANAKLAKNRGMIASFSRALLQDLRADMDDAAFDKALGSAIDSIYAASVCNG
- a CDS encoding flavodoxin family protein; protein product: MSRMSDQQEEICAEAAFDGSGLKAVLVNATLKPPGQDSHTDTLLEVVAEIFSRSKVAVDRLRLSGHLLAPGVYPDMTDHGWERDDWPKISDRVLEADILVLGTPIWLGEKSSLAAAFIEKLYAHSGQTNDKGQYRFYGKVGGCVVTGNEDGIKAVASSCLYAMSHVGYTIPPQADCGWIGEAGPGPSYGDEKEDGSGRVGFDNVFTQRNTTFMAFNLMHMAKMLKDNGGIPAIGNVRTEWDDGSKPGWPNPEYRIDD
- a CDS encoding serine hydrolase domain-containing protein: MISMILTAAVAATVGGAPAVAAPADEFDSFLAEFRKEKRIPALSVLVLEDGEPVFEKAYGVGDDEGDHPATPDNSFFIASVTKPIAAAAIIAEVEADGTSLDVPMSADAGWQGFCERMKTSPIPYMGGNETLAPVACDRDLNLRDVLTMRVNGDGSRSIYNPMAYARIDRMIEGAGGRPLRTIMRERVLEPAGMDATALGWRDEEGAVALARLVPPFKSTEQGPEKAALPDDDLRAAAGIYASTREIAKFDRAIPQLLSDDYRYLLFEQPVGETGDYRYGWWVQDYEGERLTWHGGWEPDKYSALYLKRPEKGLTLIVLANTEAIFWGNPLDHAKVETSPIAAKWLELFGE